In the Danaus plexippus chromosome 4, MEX_DaPlex, whole genome shotgun sequence genome, one interval contains:
- the LOC116768583 gene encoding uncharacterized protein LOC116768583, which translates to MKVKRSLDVRLIALCTTCILLPAIACPTQCVCKWKNGKRYVECTDKDLKGIPNSLDSETQVLDFTGNDLQVLQKETFHKLGLLDLQKIYLQRCRLQKIDNHAFRGLANLVELDLSNNYITVIPSSNFIFFPSLMRLSLNNNPITSIKTQCFQHLSYLNTLELSNCKVETIEPQAFAGLKHLEWLRLNGNRLSNIQGENLFPDTLRGIDLENNNWNCDCNLRDLHNWLLNFNMPHAVEPVCSLPERLKKRTITSVNEFDLACLPKITPTSLYLETTIGNNITLECIVKAIPEAKILWYFQGQLIRNYSTSAIEPHHVFYIESGVIDKKSELFIVNIGNDDNGTYSCLAENSAGRIHSNYTINILIKEEPVVIVVTFPHRHVVVIITIIFLIFVLLIAIIAVVLLKFKTDTKSRKKKESGKDVALSNQILPSSRSNGSLPKNNGSLIVNAHSHHALHYTVQTNRDYESSNTYQSNNVKGFVDRNPDLISDAETVANNAQNENTVLSVYKTQSANDILEEETTFTTSTVPRQVTWQDQQNLNSMPPMSMPPNALYQHSADVHLNPGCFLDSEGYPYDFGLPKHPCRPPMMSNYSVVGPFYQTLPHNRPKGQKLVCKFAKDTEFNATPPPTCQNFEAFNANNVRRTLEGYPVPRNRQIAFVGTGTVYYNEEFVPSPPEGYKTEPIQCCVPAETCSTWNPKGTCAVMVPMGMPEGAGRCYQVETRCVDTQTTDARNPTEGTENGLKPLPQVSNAKCASDMCSESPDEGYVGDANDI; encoded by the coding sequence ATGAAAGTCAAACGGAGTCTAGATGTTAGGCTAATAGCCTTATGTACTACTTGCATCCTGCTCCCGGCAATTGCTTGCCCTACTCAGTGCGTATGTAAATGGAAAAATGGTAAGCGATACGTTGAGTGTACTGACAAAGACTTGAAAGGCATACCAAACTCTCTAGACTCCGAGACACAGGTATTAGATTTTACAGGAAATGATTTACAAGTACTACAGAAGGAAACATTTCATAAACTTGGACTGTTGGACTTACAGAAAATTTATCTTCAGAGATGTCGTTTACAGAAAATCGATAACCACGCCTTTAGGGGTTTGGCAAATCTAGTTGAACTGGATCTATCCAATAATTACATTACCGTAATTCCATCGagcaatttcattttttttccatcGTTAATGAGActctcattaaataataatcctaTTACAAGTATAAAAACGCAATGTTTCCAGCATCTATCCTATTTGAACACTTTAGAGTTAAGCAACTGCAAAGTTGAGACAATTGAGCCACAGGCTTTTGCCGGTTTGAAACATTTAGAATGGCTGAGACTGAACGGTAATAGATTATCAAACATTCAAGGGGAAAATTTATTTCCGGACACGCTTCGTGGAATAgatcttgaaaataataattggaaTTGTGATTGTAATTTGAGAGATTTACATAATTGGCTGTTGAATTTCAATATGCCACACGCTGTCGAACCCGTCTGTTCGCTACCTGAGCGACTGAAAAAACGAACTATTACGAGCGTAAATGAGTTCGATTTGGCATGCTTACCAAAAATAACACCTACATCACTGTACTTAGAAACTACCATTGGAAACAATATAACTTTAGAGTGTATTGTCAAAGCCATACCAGAAGCTAAAATATTGTGGTATTTTCAAGGACAACTTATTAGAAACTATTCAACATCTGCCATAGAACCTCATCACGTCTTTTATATAGAAAGTGGAGTGATAGATAAAAAGAGTGAACTATTTATCGTAAATATTGGAAATGATGATAATGGTACGTATTCATGTTTAGCGGAAAACTCTGCAGGACGGATTCATTCCaactatactataaatatattgattaaagAAGAACCTGTTGTCATCGTGGTAACATTTCCACACAGGCATGTAGTAGtcataataactataatttttcttatatttgttcTGTTGATTGCTATAATAGCCGTTGTGTTATTGAAGTTTAAAACTGATACCAAAAGTCGCAAGAAAAAGGAAAGTGGGAAAGATGTGGCACTTTCCAATCAAATTTTACCATCAAGTCGCAGTAACGGATCTTTACCAAAAAATAACGGAAGTTTGATAGTGAACGCCCATTCTCATCACGCTTTGCATTATACAGTGCAAACGAATAGGGATTACGAGTCAAGCAATACATACCAAAGCAATAATGTGAAAGGCTTTGTCGACAGAAATCCCGACTTAATTAGTGACGCGGAAACTGTCGCCAACAACGCACAAAATGAGAATACCGTGCTTTCCGTTTACAAAACGCAAAGTGCTAATGATATTTTAGAAGAGGAGACAACATTTACTACATCAACAGTACCTCGTCAAGTTACGTGGCAAGATCAACAAAATTTGAATAGCATGCCTCCTATGAGTATGCCTCCTAACGCTTTGTATCAACATTCTGCCGATGTACATCTTAATCCTGGTTGCTTTTTAGACAGCGAAGGCTATCCTTACGATTTTGGCCTTCCAAAACATCCATGTCGTCCACCAATGATGTCAAATTACTCTGTAGTTGGACCATTTTATCAAACATTACCACATAATAGGCCTAAAGGACAAAAGTTAGTATGCAAATTTGCAAAAGATACAGAATTTAATGCCACACCCCCACCAACttgtcaaaattttgaagcttttaATGCCAATAACGTACGACGTACCCTAGAAGGATATCCTGTGCCACGAAATCGACAAATTGCTTTTGTAGGAACGGGAACAGTGTATTATAACGAAGAGTTTGTACCTTCCCCGCCTGAAGGTTATAAAACTGAACCAATACAATGCTGCGTACCGGCAGAAACATGTTCAACTTGGAACCCAAAAGGTACATGTGCAGTAATGGTCCCTATGGGAATGCCTGAAGGGGCAGGACGGTGCTACCAAGTTGAAACCAGGTGTGTCGATACTCAAACAACAGATGCTAGAAATCCAACAGAAGGGACTGAAAACGGGTTGAAACCATTGCCTCAAGTGTCAAATGCTAAATGTGCTTCAGATATGTGCTCCGAAAGCCCAGATGAAGGTTATGTAGGTGATGCAAATGATATCTGA